From the Equus asinus isolate D_3611 breed Donkey chromosome 9, EquAss-T2T_v2, whole genome shotgun sequence genome, the window AGAGAACTGCTGGCTACCTCATGATAGTCCTTATCTTGCAGCTCACAGATATACTGTTCCAATGCCACCTCAGAACACTCCATCTGTCACTTCAGAATTCTTTAATGCGACCCAACTCTACATAACCAAGTCTTTCCAGGTATGGGACTTTTCCATATGACAACTGGGAATCTTCTGAATTTTTATCACCTTCCAAATTTCAACTGAAAATAAATCACTCCTTGCTGGTCCTCCCCGAGAACAGAGGAAAAGCAAAGTACCAGGTCCAGAAAGTTTAGTTATCtcataaataataatgatgatcatgatgatgataatgtAGCCAAGATTTACTGGGTGGTTTCTATACGCCGGCACTGGCACTAGGTGTTTACATGCACTATCACAGCTGATCCTCGTGAAAACCTCATAAAAATTATTATCACTATCTTGATTGTACCCATGAGAATATTGAGGACTAGAGAGGTTAAGCAAAGTGCCCAAGGTTATCCagctagaaaatgaaaaagataagatTAAAAGACTATAGGCTGACTCCAAAACCTTAAATTGCCACTCTACGTACCATTCCTCTCCACTCTGAAAGCAGAAAACCTCAAACTCTAGCCTCATAACTagcccctcctcctttccccccaAACACTATCCACCTTAAAACCCAAcactcctccatccttccttcaccttttcttttttctccttcgtGCGGCTGGGTCTTCATCCTCATTGTACTCCCTTGGCAtcctagaagagaaagaaattcacTGAAAGCAAAATATTGCCACAGCCCCAGAAACCCTAAGAAGTGGCCTTGAGGACTGAAGAAAGGCCTAGAATACTGACCAAAGTAACAGTTTGAATCAGGCAGAGATCCATGTCAATATTTGTgagtggttctcaagctttagGAAGCATCACAATCACCTGAAGGACTATTAAAATTACACATCCCCAAATATCTGCCCCAGAATCTGATCTGTGGGGCTGAATGGGCCCAGAAATCTGCCCAATTCAGCACCAGCAGCAACTCTAGTACAAAGTGGTCCATGGAACGTCCTCGGAGAAAAGTGAGATCCTAGAGCACCCAGTCTTCCCTGGAGCTTCAACCATAGGCTTCAAAACAGAACTAGCCTTCTACTTCCTAAGACATCTAGTTCAATAAATTTTCCATAGGAAGGAGATGGAAGACAAGTTGAATCATCCCCAAACTTACTCATGGTGACGTGACTTAGAGGGCGGTGCAGAAGTAGGTGCAGCCCTTGGGGTCATAAGAAGTTTCCTGAAGTCTTCATTGGTGAGTTTTGATCTATAAGGCAAAGATTCAAAAAGTGAGTACCCAAAAAGAACTGGAAGGGGAATGAGTAAAAAATATGGTTAACTCTACTGgaaatcagggaaatacaaattaaaacaaaaacaggccACTTCTAAGGCATCAGagtattaattattaaaaaatttgcTTGGTAAATGCACCAGAGTGTTAACTATGAAAAAGTTGGATAAATCAAGTATGAGTGAGAATTTGGGAAGTGAATACTCTAATatactgctgatggaaatgtaaatcagTATAGCCAatttggagggcaatttggcaggATCTATTAAAATTTAAGGGGGTATATCCTATAACCCAGCACCTTAATTCAACTATATTTAGCCTGGCCAGTTACTGGCATATGTGTAGAAGAAGGCCTGTAAAGGAGGTTCAGTTACAGCTTTGAAAACAAAACCTTGgagacaactcaaatgtccattaactcgAGACTAAATAAACTCTGACAATGTTTGGCAAATGGGGGGCAGATAGCACTGATAGTACAGGAGACCATTTTAATCAGCACAGCGACAAGGACTCACTCCTTGATCAAACTTTAGTCAGGTTCCTTTGAGACCTCTTCTGATTAGGCCTCTTCCTTGGCCTGCTAAGCCCAGTTTTGACAAAAAATCCTGCTAAGTCTCCCcaaagaagactttattcaagagtATCGTTATAAAAGTTAAGACTATAGAAATAGGGGAGAGGGACTGAAACTCAACTCTGAATACAACAGGGACAATTGGGGATTTATAGAAAATTACTATATTATAtggattaaaatataattatattgcaAGAGGAACTCAGTTAGGCATCAAGGGTGGGATGGAAGAGGAACTTGATTAGATATCAAAGTTGATGGGAAGAGGAGCTTGATTGGTTCTCCTTGATTGATTGAGGGAATTCTCCATAAACTGGCTGAGCAGAATTCTTTGCCAAAACTGGGCTCAGCAGGCCTAGTCAAAAACAGACcttggagaggggctggcctggaggcatagtggttaaatggttaagttcgcgcactctatgttggcgacctggggttcagaggtttggatcccaggtgcagacctagcacccctcatcaagccacgctgtggcagtatcccatataaagtagaggaggactggcacagatgttagctcagcaacaatcttcctcaagcaaaaagaggaagattggcaacagatattagctcagggccaatcttcctcaaaaaaaaaaaaaaagacctcagaGAAGCCTGACTGAAATTTGGTTAAGGAGGGAGTCCTTGTCACTGGGAGTCCTTGTCACTTTCATGAAAATAATCTCCAAAATATTGAGTGGGGGGGACAAAAGCAAGTGgcaaaatgatatatatataatataataccacttaattttaatattttaactcaGAAAGCAATGATATATTTTCCTCAGATATGCATGTATATAAACGCATTAAAAAAGAACAGGAGGAAAAGATACACATCAAAAAAGGTAATGGTGGTTTCCTCTAAGAAAGGAACTGAAATTGGGGATGTTATCAGAGAACTTTACtcttatttttgatgttttaattttctacagGAAGTATTAATTCCTGTATATGTAATTAAACATCAACCTTAAAAATTAGCACCCTCcctaatcaaaactacactaagatatcaccttacatccatcagaatggcaaaaataaccaaaacaaaaagtgacaaatcttggagagggtgtggagaaaaaggacccctcatacactgctggtgggaatgcaaactggtgcagccactatggaaaacagtttggagatttcccaaaaaattaaaaatagaaataccatatgaccctgccatcccactactgggtatctatccaaagaacttgaaatcagcaattccaaaagtcccatgcactcctatgttcaaggcagcattatttacaatagccaagatgtggaagcaacctaagtgcccatcaactgatgattggataaagaagatgtggtatgtatatatatatatatatatacacacatacatatatatatatacacacacatacatgtatatatatacacatacatatatatacatacatacatacatatatatatacatacatacatatatatatacaatggaagactactcagccataaaaaaggataaaattgtcccattcacaacaacatggatggaccttgagggcattatgttacgtgaaataagccagatggagaaggacaatctctgtatgactccactcataagtggaagctacacatgtagacaaagagaacagattagtggttaccaggggaaagggggctgggggggtgggcacaaagggtgaagtggtgcacctacaacacaactgacaaataataatgtacaactaaaatttcacaaggttgtaaactatcataatctcaataaaaagtggaaaaaaaaaaaacctagcaCCCTCCCTGCCAGAATTTCTCCTCTAATACTCTTATGCAGTTGGCCTGATGCAGTCAAAGTTCACCGAGACAAAGCGGAAAGTGTACAATTTTTTGACCATCCTTGCTCACAAGATATTCCGAATTCtttcaccatcaccaccaccactctaATCATTGCCCAGCTCATTCCCATGGTGCTACATCGAAACACTCACTGGTGGAAAGAGTGAGGATCGTCCACATCGTGGCCATCTGGAGCCAAAGGGTTGGAGAACGGCTCGCCTGAGAAAAAGAATTGACATTAATTTAATCACTCTTTGGTGTCAGGTCCTGTGCAAAAGTTGGGGATACAGTAGTTAACAATACAGATGTGTTTTCCCGTCAAAGTGCTCACAACCTGGTGAGGAAGAAACGCAGGAAAAGCGACAGTGAGAATCAATGTAATACGTACAGAAGCGGAAAAATACAAGGGGCTATGGGAACCCAGAAGAGAGGACACCTGAAACCGCGCTGGAGGATCAGCAAAGACTTCCTGAAGATGATGTCTAAGATACTACGCGAAAGATAAACTGGCGCAACCCAAGATTAAGCGATTTGGGAGGAGGGGGTAGTTCACAGATAAAACCCACCAGTCGTCACCTGGGGCGAGGACGAGGCTTTTAGGGACCGAGTCTGGCGCTGCCTGGCCTCACTCGGGGCCCAACGGATTCGCCAGGCTCCCAGCGGCACactcctggcccctccccacccgcgcgcatacacacacacaccggGGTTAAACTCTGAGGCCAAAATAAAGCTCCAAGCGTCCCGACCCCGTAGGGAAGAAAGGGCAGACGACCCGAGCCTTACTATCTCGCTCTGGCATTCCGTCCGCGGAGTTTTAACGTCAGCAAAGACtgacaacaaaaacacagcaCCAACAGGCTCTTCCCCACCAAGCCGCTCAGGAACGAGCCCACAGTGCCTTGCGCTCCGCAGCCGCCGCCCGCCTGCACGCCCGCACGCACGCACAGCAATTGGCGGAAACCTGACCGGTGCCCTTCAGTACTTGTATGGCATTGGCTAAACCTGTCTCCGCCCCTCTACGTCATCAGCCTATCGCGGAGAGTGGAGGGTCGGCGATTGGTCCGACTGGAGAAATTGGCCGGAAGGGCGGGGGCGGGGTTTGGGTGTCAGCAGAgatggcggcggccgcggcgAGTCGAGGGCTCTGGGCCAACCTGGGCCTTCGTGAGATTCGCATCCACTTATGCCAGCGCTCGCCCGGCAGCCAGGGCGTCAGGTGAGGCGCGGCGTGCTGAGGCGGGCGGGCTTCCGGGCGCCGGGGTCACGACCTCGACCTCCCGGGTGTTTGGGGAGACCCGCGCCCACACAGCACGCGCGGCGCTTTCTCCGGCCCCGCAGGGACTTCATCGAGAAACGCTATGTGGAGCTGAAGAAGGCGAACCCCGACCTGCCCATCTTAATCCGCGAGTGCTCCGATGTGCAGCCCAAGCTCTGGGCCCGCTACGGTGAGCGCCGGACGCTGGGAGTCTGGGACCCCGGTGGAGGGAAAAGGGTTCGAGGAGAGGAAGGGCCGCCCAAGGTCACGCAGAAACCCATAGAGAGACCGGAACTAGGACTTCGGCCTTGCTGTTGACCTTGTTGAGGATAAGGAAATTTACATTCGCAGTTACAGGATGCTTTGTCTCCGGGTAACATCTGTGGAGGCGGGCCCGGGCCTGCAGAAGGACCGGGGGTTGTCGTTCTGGAATTCAGAACAGGCTTCAGATAGGGGAGAAGAGATGCTGGTCAATTCTCGTCAATGTAGGGCCTTCCAGATAACGGGTGGGCAGTGCTGGTCCAGGTAAGAGTGTGAGAATCTCAATAATAACCTAAAATAATGACTGTTTAAGCACTTCATGATAGGCCCTATGCTGAGTGCTTTCCTGCctaaatctcatttaatcttcattaatTATATGAGAgtggattctttttttctcattgtagAGATAAGGAGGAGTCAGAAATTCTATGCAACATACCCAAGGTTATGTAGCTAGGATACAACAGGGTTGAGCCTTTACTTTTGTTCCTGCTTCCTAGAATGCTCTTCTGCCAGACTTCCGTGGCTAGCTCCTTATTATTCAGATTGTTATTATTCGTCTCTGAGCTTATATAGCACCTCCTCAAAAAGGCATTCCCTGACTAGTTCTGTAACATTACCCTCAGCCCCTTTCTATGTTACCCTATTTCAACTTAACCACAATATGAAAATTACTATCATGttgcctgtcacatagtaggcaTGGAGTAAATACTATCCTTACTGAGTAGTGGTATTTTAGTCACAGTTTTCAACTACATCTTGCCCTAGGAATGTCTGGGGGAAGCAGGGAGTCACACCTAAGGCGAACTGCTTCTAACAGTGGACATCTGCAGTAATGTCATGCACTAAAAATTGtctggaggaagaaaaaaggttCTCCTTCCAAAAGCCAGTAGACTAGAGGAGGAGATGGACTGAAATAACTTCAGTGTATTATACTTGGTGGACTACGGGAGCCATAGAATGGCCAACCAGCCAAGACTAGGCCCATGCAATGTGCTCACAATGGTTAATAATAAATGCCTACTGTCCCCCTTAAAACTTCCCTGAAGCACCTTCCTTCCCATTGTGGCCACCCAGAATCAGCCAAAACTCTAGTTGGACCTGCACTTCCTAGATGTGTTTGAGACCAACTGGATAAATTCTTGGCATACCAAATCCACCTTGGTCATATCTCTTTACTACCCTCCCTATCCTAACAAGACTGTAAGTTGCAAACAAAGACCTGTTGTTGTACTTTGGTAGCCCCCCCAGTGCAGAGTGGACAGTTAATCACTTCCCTCTTTCCTCAGCATTTGGCCAAGAGAAGAATGTCTCTTTGAACAACTTCAGTGCTGATCAGGTAACCAGAGCCCTGGAAAATGTGCTAAGTGGCAAAGCCTGAAGCCTCCACTGAGGTTTAAGAGTGACAGCCCCACAGCCTGGGCTCTGCTGGACTGAGTACAGTGTGGAAAAATATGTTCTTCTGTTCTTTATAAAGCTTGTGCTGTAAGATGCCATCTCAGGATGTTCTTTTCCTTGTTCCATCCCTTACCCCTTATTGCACAACCTCTGAGGCAAGGcagtttaatataaaaataaaactttattctgtCCCATCAAAGGCCACTAActgctgaagcaaaaaaaaaaaaaaaaaaaagaaaggagatccCAGGGCCCCAGAATAAGTAGGCCACACTGAGTTCCCTCTGGTCCTCCAGCATGGACACTGCTGGGTAAAAGAAGAGCTGGGGTCCAAAGGTCTTGGCTTAGGCTTAGCTGTGGGAGCAGAGCACATAAGACCTCATTGTGGTTCTACATCCCCAAAAGGGGCTCCGTGGGGAAGGAAGCTGGGGTCGGGGAGAGGGTGTGGAGTGGAGTAAGTGACATCGAGAAGCCAGGTCACCCGTGAAGAGCTGTCTGCTGGAGAGCATGCACACGATCCTGGAGCTGTGCCTCCTTCTCATGCCTTTCCAGGGCCTGCAGCCCTGACTGCTGTAGGAAGGCCTGGGCAGCCTGAGGGCAGGGAAGAAAAGGATTCAACACCTGCGGCCCTGTGCTCTAACACTCAATTCCCACAGCCTGAAGGGTTAGCCCACCTTTTCTTGAAAGAGAGTACACTCCCAACAAGAGGATGGAGGTCCTGATCTGGAGCCCACCTAAGCTAGCCAGGACCAGAGAAGTGACTATAGttaagactaaaaggaaagggTCCATGGTGAGACCAGAGGCTTCAGAACATGGTGGGGTTTGGGACCAGGGCCAGAAACCCACCTCTGGCCGATAGAGGAACAGCAGTTGCAGCAGCTCCAAACTCTGGCCTACTACTTCAGTGTCAGAGAAGGCCAGTGTGCCCAGcaaggagcagagcagaggccCTGGCCACAGATGCTGGCAGTAAGCAGGACCCTTCTCTGCAACGTTGCAAAGAACTGTGAGCACCTGCAGACAGATACGTATACACAGTCCTCACAAAGGATGAAAGCCAAAGATTGTAATGATAGCTAAAATACATGGAGTGCTGGTCACACaccccaggcactgtgccaagcaaTTTTATATGCATGTTTTATAATCTCCACAACTGCCCTCAAATAGGATGATTATCCCCaactataaatgagaaaactgcaaCTTAAGGTGGTTAGTTGATTTGCCCAAGATTAGTAACTAGTAAACCACAGTTTAGGGACTCAAACCTAGACTGGTCTGGCACTGAAGCCATCCATACCACACGACCTGCCAGCTCTCAGCTAAGGGCATTTCTGAGGACTCAGGCCTACTCCCACTGTTTACACTTTGGCCGCTAGATCTTGGACTCAAGTGACCCCAGTACCTACCAATACGCTCACCACATTAGATACTGGCAACAACTGTAAGAGGGGCTCAATCAGATCCAGGGAGAGCAAGGAGGTACAGAAACTGGGACTGTTTGCTGGAAGGAAAAATGTCAGGGTGAAGTCCCTCAAACGGGCCTGAAACTGCCCCCTCCCAATTCTACCCACCTCAGCCCAGGCCACAAGGAAGTATTCCCAGTATATAAAGGTCCAGGCCTAGGCAGATTATGGTGCATACCAGTGAGGTTGTTAAGGAGCCAGAGGCCCTCAGGAAGTAGGCTGGGCTGTTTCTGGAGAAAGAACTGCAGAAGGATAAATAAGGCTGCCACAACACGCTCATCTCTGAGCTGCATCTGCTCTCCCACAGCCCCCACCGCTGCCTCTGTTAACAAGTTGCTTAGACACCGAAGCACAGGGCATGCCAGCTGCAAAGAGAAGTTGAGGATCAGGTGTAAGGAGGGAGAGGCTACCTGCACATTGGGGGAGGAGCAGAGTAGGAGGAAAGGTCGTCCAGATCTTGACCGGTCCTCTTCACCTACCAGCTCCAGTCCTGCATCCTCAGTTCTCTGGACAGCCCCAGCCAAGTCCAACAGAAGTAGCCCGAGAGTGGAGAGAGCCCCATGGGTGATGAGCAGGGCATTGTTGACCTGGCTGGGCAACAGGAAGCAAGTAGTCACTACTCCATCAATCCGACCTTTAAGTTAGCAAACAGGTCTGTGAGTTTCCTGGGCTCCAAGAAAAGAAGACCATGGAAGGAAGAAAACTCACAACAGTTCCAGAAACCGAAGTTCAAAAACCTGAGTGTCAAGAAGGGAGCCCAGGGGAGCTCTGCGGCACTTTCCCAGTTGGCCTGTGCTACCTGCAGGTGATGTAGTGAAGGCACCAGGCAAACTCCACAGCAACCCCAAAGTTCAGCTTTGGGCCAGGTTGCAACAGTTGCAGCATGTGTTGTGGGAGAGTGGAGCCGAGGACAGAGCTGCCAGCAGAAACAGAGCTGTGAGTAGGAACCACAGAAGGCAGGATGCCTGTTGCAGAAACAGAGCTGTGAGTAGGAACCACAGAAGGCAGGATGCCTGTTGCTCTTCCCAAACTCTGACAGCAGGGGTAAAAGGGTCCAAACCCAAAGCCCTTCCCAGCCAGACACACAGAGTTAAAATGTGCAACAGCTCTGGAAACAAAGACCGATCAGGCATCCAGGGGTTACACTACCAAGTGGGTCACCCTTGCCTGCACATCTGGAGACAATTTCACCTACGGGATGATCTTCTCTGGAGCTTCCTTAGCCTGCAGAAGCTGGGACAAGGCATATCCAAGGGCTTCCAGCACAGTCACATGGGGGGACTGGAAGTAGACAGGGTAGAGATCTGACTCTGGAAGCTGGGCCATAAAGTTTCCTGAGACTTTCAACCTCTTAGCACAgggcagaggctggagctgcctGGCCAAAGCAGGTGGGGCATGTGGAAAGAAGTGAGGGGAGGGTTGCCCAGGGAATGAGAAAGGAGGTGAACACTCACCTGGACGCAGGCAGCCAAGGCTGGAACAATGCCCTGTGGCAGGAGCTGCCTTCTCACAGCCTCACTCTCCACAATCAGGTTACCCAGTGTATACAGACAGAGCTCCTGAGAGCAGGACAACAAAAGCACTGGGCTTGGCCCATCTCAGGccagggtgggggtaggggtaagggtgggagtgggggtgagggtgggagtggggaggatggTGCAGCCCTGTCCTTGAGGCTCTGGACACAAGGGAGTGGAAGATGATGGGTATATGTATGGCTGTGGGCATCAGGGGAAACAGGTTTTCTTCTCCCTACCTTCCAGCTCAAAGTGGACCCAAAAGTACAGTTTGTAAATCCAAGCCAAGAACAAGGTAGGGAGGTACAGAGCTTACTATAAAGTCTGAGCTGTGACCGGAGAGGTAGGTGAGAAGGTAGGAAGTGGCTGGCAGGCAGGCCTCAGCCACCGCAGACTGCTCAGAATGAGAGAGCTCATGAAGGCACCGAGCCGCCTCAAGCTGCAGCAGAGCCTGGTTGCTGGTCAGGAGCCCGACCAGGGTCCGCATGCTGCCCTCCAGCCTACATGAGTGAGCACCAGAGCCCTGCTCAGCCTGTGGCCCATCCCTTCCATACTCCTGTCCATCCCTCAGAGCCCCAGTCACCCACTCACACCATCCACATCACCCACACTGACCAGATGAAGGTCTGCTGCGTCTCGGGGTGCTGCAAGCCTCGACGAAGGCTGACCagagccctctctctctccttttcctctgtccCCCGCTGGGCTAGCTGCAGGAACTGCTGGATCTGGAGCccaaggcagggagaggagagatggcAACATACAGTTGCCAAAAAGCAAGTCTAAGTGCTGCTCTGCCCACTTCACCTGTGGGCCCTCCAGTATCACACCATCCCTAGAACTTGTCATTCACACCACAATGGCTGATGAGCACCAAGCTTGCAGAAGAGTGGACAGAAGTGGGAATCAGAACTGGGTTTAATaccagccctgccacttactcTACAAGAGacctaaacctcagtttctcacGTGAACAATGGAAATAACATCTACCCTGCCTTCTTACAGAGTTGTTTCAAGATAACCTCTCAGCCTAGCATAACCTACCCCTCCAGCCATTCTCCCCATGCAACCTGCACTCCAACAACACCTAGCATAACGTGACTTGTTTTGTAATGTTGCCGAGCTTTTGCACAatctattccttctgcctgggaaACCCTCCCCACGTCCTCTCTTTCCTTTAGATTTCTACTCCTGTCACTGCCTCTGGGAAGTTAGCTCTTTCTGGCTTCCTTTGGCAGACTTAGGGCTTTCTATTGTGCTTCATGTCTCCTTCATGACAGGTGGTAGCACATCTGTCTCCTTCACTGGGCTGTGAATACTTGAAAGTACCTCAGTATCCAGCAAAGTGTTTTGGGACAAagtaaaaacacacaaataaatagtATAATGTAGGCATCCAATGTAAACTATCTATATAAACATAGACAATATAAGTACAGGGAATGCCCAATGCttgctgaatgagtaaatgagCTAAAACcaattctttcattcactcattcaataaatactgagcatctgctatatGCCAGATGTTGTACAGGCATCTGAGTTTTCAGTGATGACAAATAAGAGTCTAGGTTTCCATAGATTTAAAGTCTAGTTGGAGAAAtcataataaacaagtaaacaattaGACATTATGATTAATATTCTGCAAACAGGTTGTCAAGACAGAATATCAAAAGGGACCCACTTTAGATGCAGCAAATCTAAAGGCTGTGAAGACAGGAAAGAGCCTGGTACATTGTTCCGAGAACTGAAAAGGGGACAGTTTGGCTGAGATGAGTAAGTTGATAAGGTTGGAGGTAGAAGAGGTTAAGCCATGCTGGACTTTATAGGTCACAGGAAGGATTTCGATCTTTATGTGTTATTAAAAGACATATCTGACTGATGTATGGAGAATGAATTTGAGGGCAGCAAGCACAGAGGCAGATAACCTGTTAGGAGGCTGCTCTAAGTATCCAGTGAAGAGAGTGGTGGCAGCTGCGATGGCGAGGCACGTAGACTCCAGAGCTCTTTAGTAGGTAAATCATGGCTAGGACTTGATGATGTATTGATATGGGTATAAGGTAAGGAGTCGTCGAGGGATGAGTCCCCCGTTTATAGCTTAGCCCAGTGGATGGATGGAGGTGTTGAAAGGACCGCGTTCGGGTTTGGTGGCGGACCTCGGGTATTAGAGGAAGTAATTTGGCGCCAGGTG encodes:
- the TMCO6 gene encoding transmembrane and coiled-coil domain-containing protein 6 isoform X3, with the protein product MWLRRRGCLRPAGCGVEELRRRRREREAALRKARREQQLISKRLLRDDAPEEGEGGCVAVILGQAEIQQFLQLAQRGTEEKERERALVSLRRGLQHPETQQTFIWLEGSMRTLVGLLTSNQALLQLEAARCLHELSHSEQSAVAEACLPATSYLLTYLSGHSSDFISPHVTVLEALGYALSQLLQAKEAPEKIIPHPAFCGSYSQLCFCWQLCPRLHSPTTHAATVATWPKAELWGCCGVCLVPSLHHLQVNNALLITHGALSTLGLLLLDLAGAVQRTEDAGLELLACPVLRCLSNLLTEAAVGAVGEQMQLRDERVVAALFILLQFFLQKQPSLLPEGLWLLNNLTANSPSFCTSLLSLDLIEPLLQLLPVSNVVSVLVLTVLCNVAEKGPAYCQHLWPGPLLCSLLGTLAFSDTEVVGQSLELLQLLFLYRPEAAQAFLQQSGLQALERHEKEAQLQDRVHALQQTALHG
- the TMCO6 gene encoding transmembrane and coiled-coil domain-containing protein 6 isoform X4 — translated: MWLRRRGCLRPAGCGVEELRRRRREREAALRKARREQQLISKRLLRDDAPEEGEGGCVAVILGQAEIQQFLQLAQRGTEEKERERALVSLRRGLQHPETQQTFIWLEGSMRTLVGLLTSNQALLQLEAARCLHELSHSEQSAVAEACLPATSYLLTYLSGHSSDFIELCLYTLGNLIVESEAVRRQLLPQGIVPALAACVQLCPRLHSPTTHAATVATWPKAELWGCCGVCLVPSLHHLQVNNALLITHGALSTLGLLLLDLAGAVQRTEDAGLELLACPVLRCLSNLLTEAAVGAVGEQMQLRDERVVAALFILLQFFLQKQPSLLPEGLWLLNNLTANSPSFCTSLLSLDLIEPLLQLLPVSNVVSVLVLTVLCNVAEKGPAYCQHLWPGPLLCSLLGTLAFSDTEVVGQSLELLQLLFLYRPEAAQAFLQQSGLQALERHEKEAQLQDRVHALQQTALHG
- the TMCO6 gene encoding transmembrane and coiled-coil domain-containing protein 6 isoform X12, producing the protein MSSLILSSLRWLRPACQPLPTFSPTSPVTAQTLYSVLGSTLPQHMLQLLQPGPKLNFGVAVEFAWCLHYITCSQVNNALLITHGALSTLGLLLLDLAGAVQRTEDAGLELLACPVLRCLSNLLTEAAVGAVGEQMQLRDERVVAALFILLQFFLQKQPSLLPEGLWLLNNLTANSPSFCTSLLSLDLIEPLLQLLPVSNVVSVLVLTVLCNVAEKGPAYCQHLWPGPLLCSLLGTLAFSDTEVVGQSLELLQLLFLYRPEAAQAFLQQSGLQALERHEKEAQLQDRVHALQQTALHG
- the TMCO6 gene encoding transmembrane and coiled-coil domain-containing protein 6 isoform X13, whose translation is MCSSVLGSTLPQHMLQLLQPGPKLNFGVAVEFAWCLHYITCSQVNNALLITHGALSTLGLLLLDLAGAVQRTEDAGLELLACPVLRCLSNLLTEAAVGAVGEQMQLRDERVVAALFILLQFFLQKQPSLLPEGLWLLNNLTANSPSFCTSLLSLDLIEPLLQLLPVSNVVSVLVLTVLCNVAEKGPAYCQHLWPGPLLCSLLGTLAFSDTEVVGQSLELLQLLFLYRPEAAQAFLQQSGLQALERHEKEAQLQDRVHALQQTALHG
- the TMCO6 gene encoding transmembrane and coiled-coil domain-containing protein 6 isoform X1, which gives rise to MWLRRRGCLRPAGCGVEELRRRRREREAALRKARREQQLISKRLLRDDAPEEGEGGCVAVILGQAEIQQFLQLAQRGTEEKERERALVSLRRGLQHPETQQTFIWLEGSMRTLVGLLTSNQALLQLEAARCLHELSHSEQSAVAEACLPATSYLLTYLSGHSSDFIELCLYTLGNLIVESEAVRRQLLPQGIVPALAACVQSPHVTVLEALGYALSQLLQAKEAPEKIIPHPAFCGSYSQLCFCWQLCPRLHSPTTHAATVATWPKAELWGCCGVCLVPSLHHLQVNNALLITHGALSTLGLLLLDLAGAVQRTEDAGLELLACPVLRCLSNLLTEAAVGAVGEQMQLRDERVVAALFILLQFFLQKQPSLLPEGLWLLNNLTANSPSFCTSLLSLDLIEPLLQLLPVSNVVSVLVLTVLCNVAEKGPAYCQHLWPGPLLCSLLGTLAFSDTEVVGQSLELLQLLFLYRPEAAQAFLQQSGLQALERHEKEAQLQDRVHALQQTALHG
- the TMCO6 gene encoding transmembrane and coiled-coil domain-containing protein 6 isoform X9, which produces MWLRRRGCLRPAGCGVEELRRRRREREAALRKARREQQLISKRLLRDDAPEEGEGGCVAVILGQAEIQQFLQLAQRGTEEKERERALVSLRRGLQHPETQQTFICSVLGSTLPQHMLQLLQPGPKLNFGVAVEFAWCLHYITCSQVNNALLITHGALSTLGLLLLDLAGAVQRTEDAGLELLACPVLRCLSNLLTEAAVGAVGEQMQLRDERVVAALFILLQFFLQKQPSLLPEGLWLLNNLTANSPSFCTSLLSLDLIEPLLQLLPVSNVVSVLVLTVLCNVAEKGPAYCQHLWPGPLLCSLLGTLAFSDTEVVGQSLELLQLLFLYRPEAAQAFLQQSGLQALERHEKEAQLQDRVHALQQTALHG